A window of Equus caballus isolate H_3958 breed thoroughbred chromosome 21, TB-T2T, whole genome shotgun sequence genomic DNA:
TCAAGCCAATCTATTTATTCAAATCTGTCTTTCAATAGAGACGCCATTGGGAGATATGTATTTGATAATCAGTTTTTGTCAGTGACAGGTAGACATCGGGGCACCAGGctgaataagaaaataacactATGAGACCAATTATAAACCTCAATGGTgtcttaaatttgaaattatcGGGAAGAATAGAGTTGTGATGTAGAGAAGAATGATGGACCCAAAGTGGAAACTTTGATTTCAGATTTTACTCtgcaataaaattatataatggcTTTAGTTGACAAGAGTAGTTTTTTCCATGTGAGTAATACAATTTGTGACCATTCTTTCAGAAAAATCTACTGATAAAGGACTTAGGAAGATAGctgacatttcagaaaaaaaaaaaatttttttaagattggcaactgagctaacaaactgttgccaatcttctttctttttctttctgctttatctccccaaatccccccatacatagttgtatatcttagttgcaggtccttctagttgtggcatgtgggatgctgcctcaacgtggcctgacgagcagtgccatgtccacgcccaggattggaactggcgaaaccctgggccaccacagtggagtgtgaaaacttaaccactcgaccagggggccggcccccagaaaaaaatatttttaagaaatctaatttgggtggattccaagatggcgccgtgagtagtcctctttgtctctcgcccttcgagtctacaattatttggacacttatcgcttgacaaaggatatccagacagcatctcaggacgtctgagacacccacgcgactatacatcggaaggcggacggactttcctccgggaggatgtggaaataggtgaaaactctccgaccccaacgggcagcctagtacccgcaagcggctttcttccaacggacgcccccagaggatccacacacatctagggcaggagcgagaacacaacagaggagcgacggtggaaacaggtgaccagaaccctacttaaaccccctgcaattactcctaaacgcagagggaaactttggagttgcacacctgagcccgcggggagagtctctccccgccattggcggggagacccagcctggtgctcggggcgcccggagggtcccagagagacgcccgccccgggggactagggattgctggagatctcggagaggaccggggcgggggaactttcaaaggcgcatccggcgacccggtggggaagcgccggagctccgccaggcagcagacaaaactctctgtctgccagtagcagaggggccacgctgagcactcagggctcccggcagaggcccggagagaagcccagagggcggggcgacccccagctgccgttgcccgccccgggggactagggattgccggagatctcggagaggaccggggcgggggaactttcaaaggcgcatccggcgacccagtggggaagcgccggagctccgccaggcagcagacaaaactctctgtctgccagtagcagaggggccacgctgagcactcagggctcccggcagaggcccggagagaagcccagagggcggggcgacccccagctgccattgcccgccccgggggactagggattgccggagatctcggagaggaccggggcgggggaactttcaaaggcgcatccggcgacccggtggggaagcgccggagctccgccaggcagcagacaaaactctctgtctgccggtagcagaggggccacgctgagcactcagggctcccagcagaggcccggagagaagcccagagggcggggcgacccccagctgccgttgcccgccccgcgggacaagggattgccggagatctcggagaggaccggggcgggggaactttcaaaggcgggtccggcgacccggaggggaagcgccggagctccgccaggcagcagacaaaactctctgtctgccattagcagaggggccacgcccagcattcagggctcccggcagaggctcggacagaagcccagagggcggggcgtcccccagctgctgttgcccgccccgtgggactagggattgccggagatctcggagaggactggggctggagagagttccagagacccagcttagtagcctagggggaaaccctacaggctcacagaagccttagggaaagcctctgcacagcaccagtagaaggcacccagccgccagccacaaggctggaagaccccagggcaaaagcagcatagctaggtgtactaaccacagactgtagaagatgccaatagctctcctgcgacccatagaggacaagtgagatttggtgggtgccgacagcaacggagcgacaaatataagtgatcccacccctggccgctggaaaagcccataacaccgttgcagaccccaaggagagagcgcatctaggtgggcaacaacagtaggcccctgcagcctgaagccccccgtgacggcccccacggcagaggagggaatccaaagggccactgtggctacgaagaggggcccaggcccagttagcaactacggacagggttcctggttggtgaagtataaacagctgctccccccaccgcagcagctgaaacaagtgaaaggagcaactaaactctatctccatgcggaggcacaaatcaacatcatcaagcaatatgaaaaaatacattaaatctccagaacagaaagaaagtaacaaatacacagaaaacaatcccaaagaaaatgagatatataacctaaatgatgatgacttcaaaacagccatcattaaaatactcactgagttaagagagaattctgaccgacaactcaacgagttcaggagctatgtcacaaaagagtttgatacgataaagaagaaccaaacagaaatattggaaatgaagaacacaatagaggagattaagaaaaatctagatgctctgaacagtagggccgataatatggaggaaagaattagcaatttggaagatggcaatatagaattgttgcaggcagaggaggagagagaagcaagacttaaaagaaatgaagaaactctccgagaattatcagacacaattaggagatgcaacgtaaggattataggtataccagagggagaagagaaggagaaaggggcagaaaacctattcaaagaaataatggctgagaacttcccaaatctggtgagggagatggatcttcaggtgacagaagccaatagatctccaaactttatcaatgcaagaagaccaactccacggcatatagtagtgaagctagcaaaagtcaacgacaaggagaaaatattaaggacagccaggcaaaagaaactaacctacaaaggaacccccatcaggctatcagcagatttctcagcagaaactttacaggctagaagagagtggaatgatatattcaaaaatctgaaggacaaaaacctacagccgagaattctctacccagcgaaaatatccttcaaatacgatggagaaataaaaactttcccagataaacaaaaattaagggagttcattgccacaaaacctcctcttcaggaaatcctcaggaaaaccctcattcctgaaaaatccaaaaaaggaaaggggctacaaaaccaagagcagaggagatatgtagaaggacaacaacagagagtagcagctctacatcagaacagattaaaccatgggacgagaaacaaaggaaactgaagaaaaccggaaaacaagacacaaaatggtagtggtaggtccccacgtctcaataatcactctaaatgtaaatggattgaactccccaatcaaaagacacagagtggcaggatggatcaaagaacaagatccaacaatatgctgcctccaggaaacacacctcagccccaaagacaaacacagactcagagtgaagggatggagaacaatactccaagctaataatgaacaaaagaaagcaggtgtcgctatactaatatcagacaaggtagatttcaaagcaaaacagataaagaaagacaaagagggacagtatataatgataaaagggactctccaccaagaagatataacacttataaatatatacgcacccaacacaggagcaccaaaatttgtaaagcaactcttaatagaactaaaagaagacatcaacaacaatacaataatagtaggggacctcaacacaccattaacaccaatggatagaacatccagacagaaaatcaacaaggaaataatagaattaaatgaaaaattagaccagatggacttaatagatatatatagaacacttcatccaaaaacagcaggttacacattcttctcaagtgcacatggaacattctcaaggattgaccatattttgggaaccaaagcaaacatcaataaatacaagagagttgaaataatatcaagcatcttttctgatcataacgctattaaactagaaatcaactacaagaaaaaagcagagaaaggtgcaaaaatgtggagactaaacaacacgcttctcaacaaacaatggatcattgaagaaattaaagaagaaatcaaatattatctggagacaaatgaaaatgagaacacgacataccaaatcatttgggatgcagcaaaagcagtcctaagagggaaattcatcgcaatacaggctcacctcactaaacaagaaaaagctcacgtaagcaacctcaaacgacacctaacagaactagaaaaagaagaacaaacaaggcccagagtcagtagaaggagggaaataataaaaataagagcagaaataaacgatattgaaacaaaaaagacaatagaaaggatcaatgaaacaaagagttggttcttcgaaagaattaacaaaattgacaaacccctagccagactcaccaagaaaagaagagagaaatcgcaaattaataaaatcaggaatgacagaggagaaatcacaacagataccaatgaaatacaagagatcataagagaatactatgaaaaactatatgccaacaaattgaacaacctggaagaaatggacaaattcctagactcctacaatctccccaaactgaatcaggaagaaatggagaatctgaatagaccaatcacaagtaaggaaatagaaacggtaatcaaaaacctccccaaaaataagagtccaggaccagacggcttctctggagaattctaccaaacattcaaagaagacttaatacctattctcctcaaactgttccagaaaattgagaaagatggagaactccctaacacattctatgaagccaacatcactctgatccccaaacctgacaaggacaacacaaagaaggagaactacaggccgatatcactgatgaacatagatgcaaaaatcctcaacaaaattttggctaaccgattacagcaatacatcaaaaagattatacaccatgatcaagtgggatttataccagggacacagggatggttcaacatccgcaagtcaatcaacgtgatacactacatcaacaaaatgaaaaccaaaaaccacatgatcatctcaatagatgcagagaaagcattcgacaagatccaacacccatttatgataaaaaccctcagtaaaatgggtatagaaggaaagtacctcaacataataaaggccatatatgatagacccacagccaacatcatactcaatggacaaaagctgaaagccatccctctgaggacaggaacaagacaagggtgcccactttcaccactcctattcaacatagttctggaggtgctggccagagcaattcggcaggaaaaagaaataaaaggaatccaaataggtaacgaagaagtaaaactctcgttgtttgcagacgacatgatcttatacatagaaaaccccaaagaatccacagaaaaactattagaaataatcaacaactacagcaaagtagcagggtataaaattaacgtgcataaatcagtagcatttctatacactaacaataaactaacagaaaaagaactcaagaactctatcccattcacaatcgcaacgaaaagaataaaataccttgggataaacttaaccaaggaagtgaaggatctatacaatgaaaactacaagactttcttgaaagaaataggcgatgacataaagagatggaaaacattccttgcacatggattggaagaataaacatagttaaaatgtccatactacctaaagcaatatacaggttcaatgctatcccaatcagaatcccaagaacattcttcacagaaattgaacaaacaatcctaaaattcatatggggcaacaaaagaccgcgaattgctaaagcaatcctgagcaagaaaaacaaagccggcggaatcacaatccccgatttcaaaacatactacaaagctacagtgatcaaaacagcatggtactggtacaaaaacaggtccacagatcaatggaacagaattgaaagcccagagataaaaccacacatctatggacagctaatcttcgacaaaggagcagagggcctacaatggagaaaagaaagtctcttcaacaaatggtgctgggaaaactggacagccacatgcaaaagattgaaaattgaccattctttttcaccacacaccaaaataaactcaaaatggatcaaagacctaaagattaggcctgagacaataagtcttttggaagagaatataggcagtacactctttgacatcagtttcaaaagaatcttttcggacactgtaactcctcagttgagggaaacaatagaaagaataaacaaatgggacttcatcagactaaagagcttcttcaaggcaagggaaaacaggattgaaacaaaaaaacagctcactaattgggaaaaaatatttacaagccacttatccgacaaagggttaatctccataatatacaaagaactcacactgcttaacaacaaaaaaacaaacaacccgatcaaaaaatgggcagaggacatgaacagacatttctcaaaagaagatatgaatatggccaatagacacatgaaaagatgttcatcatcgctaatcatcagggaaatgcaaatcaaaactacactaagatatcaccttacccccgttagattggcaaaaacatccaaaaccaagaacgacaaatgttggagaggttgtggagaaagaggaaccctcatacactgttggtgggaatgcaaactggtacagccactatggaaaacagtatggagatttctcaaaaagttaaaaatagaaataccctatgacccagccatcccattactgggtatctatcctaagaacctgatatcagatatctcaagagtccgttgcacccctatgttcatcgcagcattatttacaatagccaagacgtggaaccagcctacatgcccagaaactgatgattggataaagaagatgtggtatatatacacaatggaatactactcagccataaaaaaagacgaaattggcccattcacaacaatgtggatggacctcgagggcattatgttaagcgaaataagtcagtcagagaaagacgaactctatatgactccactcataggtggaaattagcatattgataaggagatctgatcggtggttaccagggaaaagggggggtggggggagggtacggagggggaagtggtgtacccacaacatgactaacaaaaatgtacaactgaaatctcacaaggttgtaatctatcataacattaataaaaaaaataaataaataaataaataaaaaaataaaaaaaaaataaaataaaataaaaatcatctcgtttgaaataaaaaaaaaaaaaaaaaaaagaaatctaatttgTCCCACAAAAGAAATggacatttgcaaatatttttcatcaaagtttgggaaaaacttggagaaattagggaagtagagaaatggaaaactgtccatatatcagacaaagcagaaagCTTAATCAAGCGACTTACTTAAATTGTATAGGGAAgctgaaatcaaagaaatggaaatatcagGCAATAGATAGAAGGAACAAGTGCTATTTCCACAATCTAATCAAAGAATAGCAATTTTCTGGCTCTAATGCTTTGAGCCCTGCAATTACATAAGATTCTTCAGCCCCAGGACAATTAACCCTTTTGCAGCTGCCATCccaaagaatcttttcagagccttctttatctctttgttcctcagactgtagatgaaggggttcagcatgggggtgagcacagtgtacatcactgaggctgttgcactggagtgtgagctgtgggtagcagcagagctgaggtacaCGCCTAAGCttatacaataaaataaggagacaaTGGAGaggtgagaagcacaggtggaaaatgctttatacttccCCTGAGCTGATGAAATTCCACATATGGAGGAAACTATCTTACAGTATGAGTAAAGGATACCAGCCAGGGAACCACCACCCAGCAGCACTGCTGAAAAACACATCACTGTGTCGTTGAGAATGGTGTCAGAACAGCCAAGTTGGACCACTTGTTtgatttcacagaaaaagtgggggaTTTCCAAGTCTGTACAGAAAGAAAGCCATAACAGCATTAAACTCTGTAACAGGTAATTCAGGGCACTCATGATCCAGGACACCAGAAGCAGCAGTGCACAGAGAACTGGGCTCATGGTGACTGGGTAGTGCAGGGGGTAGCAGATGGCCACGaggcggtcataggccatcactgTCAGAAGGAAGGTGTCCAACACTACAAACAgcatgaaaaaatacatctggGTGATGCAGCCTTCATAGGTTATAGCTTTGCTCTGCGTCTGGATGTTCACTAGCATCTttgggatggtggtggaggtgaaacAGATGTCCACAAAGgacaggttggagaggaagaagtacatgggtgtgtggaggtgggagtctgaGCTGACAGCCAAGATTATGAGCAAATTTCCAAACACAGTGATCAGGTACATGGAGAGGAAAAGCCCAAATATGAGAGGCTTCAGTTCTGCTTCCTTTGataatcccagaaggagaaattctgaaatttgtg
This region includes:
- the OR7A188 gene encoding olfactory receptor 7A17, giving the protein MVVTFGFLSPARGPMLHSQCCPEGDRASVSIITHPGRNLGFHMDTFLSETLSSCDHHHMEAGNDTQISEFLLLGLSKEAELKPLIFGLFLSMYLITVFGNLLIILAVSSDSHLHTPMYFFLSNLSFVDICFTSTTIPKMLVNIQTQSKAITYEGCITQMYFFMLFVVLDTFLLTVMAYDRLVAICYPLHYPVTMSPVLCALLLLVSWIMSALNYLLQSLMLLWLSFCTDLEIPHFFCEIKQVVQLGCSDTILNDTVMCFSAVLLGGGSLAGILYSYCKIVSSICGISSAQGKYKAFSTCASHLSIVSLFYCISLGVYLSSAATHSSHSSATASVMYTVLTPMLNPFIYSLRNKEIKKALKRFFGMAAAKGLIVLGLKNLM